CAGCAAAAACACGACGCCCGAAACGATGTTCCGTAAGTCATTCAGCAACAGAGGGATACGGTGGCCAACTCTGCTCCCGATTGTGGTCCGCCTCCCGACGGGCTTCCCCTGATGCGGGCTGGGTTGACAGACAACTTCGCTCTGCGGAGTGTGGCGCATGGGCAACCAGTCTGATTTCGCATGCCGACGGCCATCGCATGGCCGTCTCGTTGATTAGATCGGCAGGAACGACACGAAGACCAAGGACCGTCCAAAGGAAAGTTACTCACCCCGTGGTGGTTGGCAAGCGCCGGGGAGTCATCCACACACATGCAACCCCACTGTCTAAACAGAGGTTGTCCCCGTCCGGTTCTCCGCATTCTTTGAAGTCATGGCAACCAAACGAAACCTGAGATCGAAGCGGGAGTCGGCCGCGGATCCGACATTCGATGTCCTGTCGTTCGGCGCACATCCCGATGACGTTGAAGTGGGCACCGGCGGGGTGCTGATCCGCCTGCGCGAGCGCGGCCACCGGGTGGGCATCGTGTATCTGACCGAGGGGGAGATGGGCACCGGCGGCACCCGCGCCATCCGCAAGCGCGAAGCGGAGGCGGCGGCCCGCATCATGGGCGTGGAGATCGTCAAACGCTTCAATTGGGGTGATACGAAGTTGTTCGACTCGTACGACAAGCGGGTGGCGGTCGCCAGACTGATTCGTCGCTGCAAGCCGCGCATCATCTTCGCGCCGCATTGGGATGGGTTCACCGGACGGCGTCAGTCGCATCCGGACCACCTGGCCACCGGGCGCATCGTCATGAACGCCGCCAATCTCGCCGCTCTGATCAAATTGGGCGGCGAAGGCACCGCCCACCGTACCGGGGCGATCTACCACTACTTTCTGCCGTCGGGCGTCAATCCGTCGTTTGTGGTCGACATCACGCCGCAGTTTGTGCGCTGGATGCAGGCGTTGTCGGCGCACCGCTCGCAATTCCTCAATCCGAAGAAATCGCGGGATTACCTCTGGTCGCTGGAGACCATGGCGCGGGCCAACGGCGCGCGTATCGGCGTCAAGTACGGCCAGGGATTCCTCTCGGCCGAGCCGCTACGGATCGATGATCCGATGACGCTGGTGCAGGGCGACCAGGTGATTTAGCGATTCCGGCGCGTCCCCCCTGGCCTTTTGCCACCCCCGCCCCGGGATCGGCGTCACAATTGGCGCTAACACCCGTCGAATCCGGGCTGTCAGGAGTGTATAATCCGGGGACCGCGCGGGGGCGGCGGCATTGGGGACCGGACGAGGGTGGATGGAGGAATTGTGAGGAAACTGTGGTGGGTGTTGGGAGTTCTGATCATCTGCGGCGGGGCCTATTGGTGGCACAGCACCCGGTCGCAATCGGCGCCGGGCGATGAGATCTTCAAGCGCACGGCGGTGGCGCGCCGCGGCGACATGGTGGTCTCGATCTCCGCAACCGGGCGCATCGACCCGATCGAAAAAGTCGAAGTCAAATCGAAGGCCTCCGGCGAAATCATCGAACTGCCGATCGAGGAAGGCGATGTGGTCCGTCGCGGCGACCTGATTGCCCGCCTGGACCGACGCACCGCGCAGAATGATTACGACCAGGCGCAGGCCGACTACAGCGTGGCCGAGGTCACAGTTCGACAGCGCGAACGTGAACTCAAGCGCCTGCAGACACTGTTTGAAAACAAGCTCGCCTCGGAAAGCGAATTGGACAACGCCAAGCTCGCCTACGAGCAGGCCAACTCCTCGCTGGTGCGTACCAAGGCGGCGCTGTCCACCGCCGAAGAACGCTTGCGCGACACCGAGATCCGTTCACCGATCGACGGGATCATCATCGAGCGTCCGGTGGAAATCGGCCAGATCATCTCGTCGGGCACCACGACCGTGACCGGCGGGACGCTCTTGTGCACGGTGGCGAACATGCAGCAGGTGTATGTGGTGGCGTCGGTCGATGAGACCGACATCGGCAAGGTGAGCGTCGGCATGCCGGCGTTCATCACTCCGGACGCCTACCCTGACAAGCGGCTGCGCGGCACCGTGGAACGCATCGCTCCGAAGTCGAAGGTTGAGCAGAACGTCACGGTCTTCGAAGTCACCTCGCTGGTGGACAACGCCGAGGGATTGCTCAAATCGGGCATGAACTCCACCGTGGAAGTGGTGACCAATCAGGCCGAGGATGCGATTCTTCTTCCGGTCCGCGCGGTGGAATACCGCACGCCGCCGGCCCCGACGTCGGGAGACACAGCGCGCACAGGGTTGCGCGCCGAAGGCACGCGTGGTCCCGGCGACACCGCGGGCGGGCATCGGCGATTCGAACGCGGCGCGGGTGGGCCGTCGACCGGAGGCGGCGGCACACAGATGGTCATGATGCAGGGCGGGCCGGGCGGCACCACGATGACCCGGACACAGAGCGGCCGCGCCACCGGCATCCCGATGGTGCAGGTGCGTCGCCACGGCGTTGATCAATGGGTGCCGGTCAAGACCGGACTGTCGAACGTCGACGACATTCAGATTCTGGAAGGGGTCGCCGAAGGCGATACGGTGGTCTATTCGCTTTCGTCGGGAGCGATGCAACAGCGAGCCGAGATGATGGAACGCATGCGCAACAACACCGCAATCCCCGGCATGCGGCGGACGAACTAAGGGCATCCAACCACATCCGATGAGCAAACGCGGGAACATCTCGGTCGGCGAAGGCATCAATGTTGCCTTTACGGCGCTGCGCGCCAACAAGATGCGGTCGACGCTGACGATGCTGGGCATCATCATCGGTGTGGCGGCGATGATCACCATGGTGGCGATGGGCTCGGGCGCGCGCCGTGCCGTCGAGCAACGTATCCAGGCGCTCGGCGCCGGGCTCCTGTTTGTCCGACCGGGGGCGCCGCATCAGGGGTTTATCCGTCTCAGCGCCGGCTCGGTCGAAACGCTCGACGACAAGGATGTCGAGGCGATCCGTACCGAATGCCCCTCGGTGGTGGCGGTCATCCCCGAAGCGACCGGGTTTGCGCAGGTGAAGTTTGAGAACAAGAACTGGAATACGCGTGTCACCGGTTCCATCCCCGATTACGAGTGGGTGCGCAACGCGGCGACCAGCCAGGGCGGCTACTTCACCAACGCCGAGAACCAGCGCCGCGAACGTGTCTGCGTGATCGGGCAGGAAGTCGCGACCAACCTCTTTGAGGACACCGACCCGGTCGGCAAGACGATCCGGATCAACGGCATGAGCTTTGAAGTCAAGGGCGTGCTCAAGGAGAAGGGCATCCAGGGCTGGATGAACCAGGACGACATGATCCTGATTCCGATCGAGACCGCGCTCAACCGGCTCTTCGGCCGCGACACGTTCGGGTCGCTGACGCTGAAGGTCCGCGATGAGTCGCTGATCGAACGCGCCATCCTCGAGGTCGAGACGACGCTGCGCCGCATGCACCGCCTGGCGCCCGGGCAGGAGAACGATTTCAACATCCGCTCGATGTCGGATGTCGGCGCGGCGCAGGCGGAGACGGCCAACACGTTCACCATGCTCCTGGCGTCCATTGCGCTGGTCTCCCTCATCGTGGGCGGGATCGGCATCATGAACATCATGCTGGTGTCGGTCACCGAGCGCACGCGTGAGATCGGCGTGCGCAAGGCGATGGGCGCGCGCCGGCGGGACATCCTGCTGCAGTTCTTGATGGAATCGATCACGCTGTCGGTGATTGGCGGCACGGTGGGCATCGGGGTCGGCGTGGGCGCGGCCATGGTGCTGTCGCGATTCTATGGCTGGAACACGCTGATCGTGCCCGAAGCCGTATTCGTCTCGTTCGCCTTTGCCGCCCTGGTCGGCATCTTCTTCGGGTTGTACCCGGCGCGCAAAGCGGCGCGTCTGGATCCGATCGAAGCCCTGCGCTACGAATAACCTCCGGCATCGGCCGGTCCCTCCCCGCCGACAATCACCTTGTCTGGGCGCACGCCGCGTCCTATGATCGACGGCGTCCGGGAGGCGGCCATGCGTGTCGTTCGCCAGTCATCATTGGCTCCGTTGCGGGGCCGGAAAATCTGCATCATCGGGTTCGGTTCGCAGGGACGCGCCCAGGCCCTGAATCTGCGCGACGCGGGCTTTGCGCCGCTGATTGCCCTGCCGCCGTCCAGCCGCAGCCGTCAACGCGCGCGACGCGATCGTTTCCCGGTCGCGACTGTCGCGGAGGGGACGGCCCATTCCGACATCCTCTTCATGCTGGCGCCGGACCACCTGCATGGGCGCATTTTTGATCGGGAGATTGCGCCGCATCTGCGCGCCGGGCAGACTTTGGTGTTCGCCCATGCCTCCTCGGTGCATTTCGGAGAGGTTGTCGCGCCGCCCACGGTCGATGTTGTGCTGGTGGCGCCGTTGGGCCCGGGAAAGCGGTTGCGCGAGCTGCGCGCACGGCATGACGGCGTCGCCTGTTTTGTCGCCGTCCATCGCGATGCCTCCGGGAAGGCCCGCGCGCGCGCGCTGGCGCTGGCGCGGGGCATCGGCTGTCTGCCGGCGGGCGCGATTGCGACGACCTTCGCCGAGGAGGCGGTCGGCGACCTGTTCGGCGAGCAGGCGGTGCTCTGCGGCGGACTGTCGGCGCTGCTGCAGGCCGGCGTGGACACGCTTGTCCGTCATGGCCTGAAACCGGAACACGCGTACCTCGAATGCGTCTATCAACTCGATCTGATTGTGGACCTGGTCAAAAGCGAGGGCCTGCGGGGGATGCTGACGCAGATCTCGCCGACGGCCGCCTACGGGGCGCATGAGGCCGGTCCACGGATCATCACCACCGCGACGCGGCGGCAGATGGATCGGTTGTATCGCGAGATTACCGACGGCCGGTTCATGGCGCGCTGGGTGGCGCGCGCGCAACGATCGGAGCTGCCGGCGCCGCGTGTCTCGCGCGCGTTTCAGCGCGGCGAGGATGCCGTGCGGCGCGCCTTTGCCGTCAAGAACCGGGGCCGCCGGTAGATTGATGCGACGCCTGGCCATCCTCATCGCTTTCCTCGCGGCGGCCTTTGGCATCAGCACCGATGCCTCTGCGGGCACCGCGGTTTCCTTCTACGCCGTCGACTCGATTCGCGCCGCCACCCTGGCCGGCATCGACCTGTCGGCCAACGATCGATTCGCGTCGGCCGATTCAATTTTTGCCTGGCTCATGGACGCGTATCCGGAATCCCCGATGGGACCGCTTTTTCGCGCTGGCAACATTCAGGCGCGGATGATCGATGCCGAATCGAACGACGAACGCGAATCCTTTCTGACGCTGGTCGCCGAAGCCGAACGCCGGTCGGACGCGCTCATCAAGTCGGGTGGCGCCGACGCCGAAACGGAGTTTGCCCTGGGGGTAGCGGCGGGATACCGGGCCGTGCATGAGTCGCGCTGGGGCGGCTGGTTTTCCGCGCTCAAACAGGGTCTGCGCGCCAAGAAGCACTTCCAGCAAGCATTGCGGATCGACAGCACCCTTTGCGATGCCCTGCTGGGTCTGGGCACCTACCTCTACTGGAAATCCGTCAAAACCGACTGGATCAACTGGCTGCCGCTGGTGCCCGACTCGCGCCGTCGCGGGATGGACCATCTGGCGCGGGCGTCCCATTGTGGCATCTTTGCGCGCGCGGCGGCGCGGGCCGCGCTGGCCGGCGCCTTGATCAAGGACGAGCGCTACAACGAAGCGATCGCGCATGCGGACACACTGCGGCAGGAACACTCGCAGGGCAAGACCGCCTGGTGGATCAAGGGACGGGCGCTCCTGGCAATGTATGAATGGGACAGGGCACAAAGCGCGTTCGATTCCCTGGAGGCCCGCATCCGCGCGCAGGGACCGGGAAATTATTTCAACCTGATCGAGTGCGCCTACTATCGCGCGCAATGCCACTGGGGCGCGGGGCGGTACCGTGAAGCGCAGTCGGAGTGCGGCCGGGCACTGACCTATCCCGCCGATGAGGAGGTGCGCAAACGCCAGGAAGGCAAATTGGACGAGCTGCGGCGTATGCAGAGGCGACTGGCGAAGATGCTGGCGCCGTGAACGGCGGCGCTGCTATGGCCGCGGGCGGGCGATCAAGATCATGCCCGGCGCGACCGGCAATGTCAGATACTCGCTCGCCCACGCCGAGAGCGTGTAGTACAACCGCAGAAGCCGGCCCTGACCGCGTTTTCCCTTCTCCCGCCAGATCAGCCGCGTCGGCTCAAACCCCGCCTTTTGCAGCAGGAGCGCCATCCCCTCCGGACTGAAGTTGCACTTGGCGTCACCGAACCGATCGCGCCCGATCGCCACTCCCGCCACGCGCAACCAGTCGAGCAGCCAGACCCGGTTGGTGACCCGGATGATCAGTCGGCCGTCCGGACTGATAATGCGCCGGATCGCACCCAGCGCCGCCGGCGGATCGTTAAAGTAATAGAGACTGTCGATCGCAAAGATGACATCGAAGGGGGCGGCGACGGCCGTGGGCACGGTCTCATGCACAACCAGCCCGCGCGCCGTCATCCGCGCGCGCAGGGTCTCCACAATCTCGACGCCTTCGCCTCGCGCGCCATCGGCGAGCAGCCGGTCGAGGAGGTGGCCGTAGGCGGCGCCGACATCCAGGACACGCAATCCATGGAGGGAGCGGCCGATGGCTGCCTCGGCCAGCGACTGGAGATAGGCGAAAAAGCCGGCGCGGCAATCGCGCAGACGGGCTTCCGCCTGCGGATCGGTGTAACTGGCGACCTCGAAATGCCCGCGCAGCCGCGGGTCATCCAGGTTGATGTCGCGCGTGTAGGTACCGCAAAAGCGGCAGCGCCACAGGGACGTATCGATTTCGCCCGATTTCAGGTAGAAGGGGATCACTCCGGCCGGATCATCGGCCACACCGCCGCAGGCACCGCAGGGAATTCCAGCAGATTGCGTCACGATCAGCGCGGCTCTCCGATCTGCACATCGACATCGTCCCATCCGGCCGATTGCCGCAACGCCTCGCGGATGTAATCGCCATCGAAGGGACCATAGACCTTGGAGGCGCCCCACAGACAGAGGCGGCGGGTCGCCCGGTCCCACTGGAAACGTCCCCCGCCACGCACCGCCCAGCCGGGCGTGCCGAAACGGACTTCCTCGCCCGACGGCAGCGAGATACTGGACATCTCGGCGCGGCGGCGGCTGAACCGCTGAACGATGTGCGCGTGATATTCTGTCAATTCGATGGGAGACAGGACAATGAACTCCTCCTGCGGGCCGGCGATGTGCACGAACTTCCCCTCGCAGACCCGCGGTGTGGTTCCCCCCAACCGGGCTTCGTAGTATTCCGGATTGTAATCCTCGACAATCATGCGGCGGCCATCTCCCCGGGCAGGCATCCCCCG
This portion of the bacterium genome encodes:
- the bshB1 gene encoding bacillithiol biosynthesis deacetylase BshB1 — protein: MATKRNLRSKRESAADPTFDVLSFGAHPDDVEVGTGGVLIRLRERGHRVGIVYLTEGEMGTGGTRAIRKREAEAAARIMGVEIVKRFNWGDTKLFDSYDKRVAVARLIRRCKPRIIFAPHWDGFTGRRQSHPDHLATGRIVMNAANLAALIKLGGEGTAHRTGAIYHYFLPSGVNPSFVVDITPQFVRWMQALSAHRSQFLNPKKSRDYLWSLETMARANGARIGVKYGQGFLSAEPLRIDDPMTLVQGDQVI
- a CDS encoding efflux RND transporter periplasmic adaptor subunit, with translation MRKLWWVLGVLIICGGAYWWHSTRSQSAPGDEIFKRTAVARRGDMVVSISATGRIDPIEKVEVKSKASGEIIELPIEEGDVVRRGDLIARLDRRTAQNDYDQAQADYSVAEVTVRQRERELKRLQTLFENKLASESELDNAKLAYEQANSSLVRTKAALSTAEERLRDTEIRSPIDGIIIERPVEIGQIISSGTTTVTGGTLLCTVANMQQVYVVASVDETDIGKVSVGMPAFITPDAYPDKRLRGTVERIAPKSKVEQNVTVFEVTSLVDNAEGLLKSGMNSTVEVVTNQAEDAILLPVRAVEYRTPPAPTSGDTARTGLRAEGTRGPGDTAGGHRRFERGAGGPSTGGGGTQMVMMQGGPGGTTMTRTQSGRATGIPMVQVRRHGVDQWVPVKTGLSNVDDIQILEGVAEGDTVVYSLSSGAMQQRAEMMERMRNNTAIPGMRRTN
- a CDS encoding ABC transporter permease, encoding MSKRGNISVGEGINVAFTALRANKMRSTLTMLGIIIGVAAMITMVAMGSGARRAVEQRIQALGAGLLFVRPGAPHQGFIRLSAGSVETLDDKDVEAIRTECPSVVAVIPEATGFAQVKFENKNWNTRVTGSIPDYEWVRNAATSQGGYFTNAENQRRERVCVIGQEVATNLFEDTDPVGKTIRINGMSFEVKGVLKEKGIQGWMNQDDMILIPIETALNRLFGRDTFGSLTLKVRDESLIERAILEVETTLRRMHRLAPGQENDFNIRSMSDVGAAQAETANTFTMLLASIALVSLIVGGIGIMNIMLVSVTERTREIGVRKAMGARRRDILLQFLMESITLSVIGGTVGIGVGVGAAMVLSRFYGWNTLIVPEAVFVSFAFAALVGIFFGLYPARKAARLDPIEALRYE
- the ilvC gene encoding ketol-acid reductoisomerase encodes the protein MRVVRQSSLAPLRGRKICIIGFGSQGRAQALNLRDAGFAPLIALPPSSRSRQRARRDRFPVATVAEGTAHSDILFMLAPDHLHGRIFDREIAPHLRAGQTLVFAHASSVHFGEVVAPPTVDVVLVAPLGPGKRLRELRARHDGVACFVAVHRDASGKARARALALARGIGCLPAGAIATTFAEEAVGDLFGEQAVLCGGLSALLQAGVDTLVRHGLKPEHAYLECVYQLDLIVDLVKSEGLRGMLTQISPTAAYGAHEAGPRIITTATRRQMDRLYREITDGRFMARWVARAQRSELPAPRVSRAFQRGEDAVRRAFAVKNRGRR
- a CDS encoding class I SAM-dependent methyltransferase is translated as MTQSAGIPCGACGGVADDPAGVIPFYLKSGEIDTSLWRCRFCGTYTRDINLDDPRLRGHFEVASYTDPQAEARLRDCRAGFFAYLQSLAEAAIGRSLHGLRVLDVGAAYGHLLDRLLADGARGEGVEIVETLRARMTARGLVVHETVPTAVAAPFDVIFAIDSLYYFNDPPAALGAIRRIISPDGRLIIRVTNRVWLLDWLRVAGVAIGRDRFGDAKCNFSPEGMALLLQKAGFEPTRLIWREKGKRGQGRLLRLYYTLSAWASEYLTLPVAPGMILIARPRP